One window from the genome of Corynebacterium sp. SCR221107 encodes:
- the nadD gene encoding nicotinate-nucleotide adenylyltransferase, producing MEKQAPVRRVGVMGGTFDPIHHGHLVAASEVAARFALDLVVFVPTGNPWQKSDREVSSAEDRYLMTVIATASNPRFTVSRVDIDRPGATYTIDTLTDLKAHYPDAELFFITGADALSSILSWRDWEKVLGMATFVGVTRPGYELREDFLPPACQQRVELIEIPAMAISSTGCRRRAREGLPVWYLVPDGVVQYINKRRLYHPGGADTARDPNPR from the coding sequence ATGGAAAAACAAGCCCCCGTGCGGCGGGTGGGTGTGATGGGCGGCACCTTCGACCCGATCCACCACGGTCACCTCGTCGCCGCGAGCGAAGTCGCCGCCCGCTTCGCCCTCGACCTCGTGGTGTTCGTGCCCACGGGCAACCCCTGGCAAAAATCGGACCGGGAGGTCTCCTCGGCCGAGGACCGCTACCTGATGACGGTCATCGCCACCGCCTCCAACCCGCGCTTTACCGTCTCCCGGGTCGACATCGACCGCCCGGGTGCCACGTACACGATCGACACCCTGACGGATCTTAAAGCCCACTACCCGGACGCGGAGCTGTTTTTCATCACCGGCGCCGACGCGCTATCGAGCATCTTGAGCTGGCGCGATTGGGAGAAGGTGCTGGGCATGGCCACCTTCGTGGGGGTTACCCGGCCCGGATATGAGCTGAGGGAAGATTTCCTCCCGCCCGCGTGCCAGCAGCGCGTCGAGCTCATCGAGATCCCCGCGATGGCGATCTCTTCCACCGGTTGCCGCCGCCGCGCCCGCGAGGGGCTGCCCGTGTGGTACCTCGTGCCCGACGGGGTGGTGCAATACATTAATAAGCGCAGGCTCTATCACCCCGGTGGCGCCGATACCGCGCGCGATCCGAACCCGCGTTAG